In Halorhabdus rudnickae, the following proteins share a genomic window:
- a CDS encoding helix-turn-helix transcriptional regulator — protein MGAFFLAQTYSITSDIGTAIERNRYDPSLELAFALAEHFECAIEDIFDPVEIDP, from the coding sequence ATGGGTGCGTTCTTCCTCGCCCAGACGTACTCGATCACGAGCGACATCGGCACCGCGATCGAACGCAACCGATACGATCCGTCACTGGAACTCGCCTTTGCCCTGGCGGAGCACTTCGAGTGCGCCATCGAGGATATCTTCGATCCCGTCGAGATCGACCCGTGA
- the kdpF gene encoding potassium-transporting ATPase subunit KdpF, with translation MLIGEAVLAVVTVAVVAYLTYVMMYPTRF, from the coding sequence ATGCTAATCGGCGAAGCGGTACTGGCAGTGGTGACTGTAGCGGTCGTGGCGTACCTGACGTACGTCATGATGTACCCAACGAGGTTCTAA
- a CDS encoding ABC transporter ATP-binding protein: MERLGQRSNRTLADVVRERPAAGGDGRSSFWRTVLTRSNLQIYHTTIFSTVSQSALHLTEQNRRYTLGSYTMVLMAVLLYRFAQCKGRSDRQGRLSKGKIGYLPADPPVFDELTAWEHLRHVTRLQGMADDRADERIEKLLKRFDLLGDADRRIETYSTGMTKKVGIIAALIHDPEVVFLDEPTRGLDPRAARTVRDTIGDLVTRKMTVFLSTHILPVVEELADTVGVIDDGTLVAEAPPIELKQRSEASPDLETAFLEVTDEQDGSPADQLLSSNPAPTDGGRTDG; this comes from the coding sequence ATCGAGCGACTCGGTCAGCGTTCGAACCGCACCCTTGCCGACGTCGTACGCGAGCGTCCCGCCGCCGGGGGTGATGGCCGGTCGAGCTTTTGGAGGACTGTTCTGACACGCTCAAACCTTCAGATTTATCATACAACTATCTTCTCCACCGTGTCACAGTCAGCACTCCACCTGACCGAGCAAAATAGGAGGTATACTTTAGGGAGTTATACAATGGTTCTCATGGCCGTCCTTCTCTATCGATTCGCTCAGTGCAAAGGAAGGAGTGACCGACAGGGGAGGCTATCTAAGGGGAAAATCGGGTATCTTCCGGCTGATCCGCCAGTTTTCGACGAACTCACCGCCTGGGAGCACCTGCGTCACGTCACCCGCCTGCAGGGGATGGCCGACGATCGGGCCGATGAACGCATCGAGAAACTCCTCAAGCGCTTCGACCTTCTCGGCGACGCCGACAGGCGTATCGAGACCTACTCGACGGGAATGACCAAGAAGGTCGGTATCATCGCGGCGCTGATTCACGACCCGGAGGTGGTCTTTCTCGACGAACCCACGCGCGGTCTCGATCCGCGCGCTGCTCGCACTGTGCGGGACACGATCGGCGATCTTGTCACCCGAAAAATGACTGTCTTCCTCTCGACGCACATTTTGCCGGTCGTCGAGGAGTTGGCCGACACCGTTGGCGTCATCGACGACGGGACTCTCGTCGCCGAGGCTCCGCCCATAGAATTGAAGCAGCGGTCCGAGGCGTCGCCCGATCTCGAAACGGCTTTCCTCGAAGTCACCGATGAGCAGGATGGATCACCTGCCGACCAACTGTTATCGTCCAATCCGGCACCCACCGACGGAGGCAGGACGGATGGCTAA
- a CDS encoding PAS domain-containing protein, whose protein sequence is MPQSLPEYETIFNAAEDAIFLCDVTETSSGYEFEFRRVNPSLEAISGLSFEDCRGASPREVLGDEQGAEVTANLRKCVDLREMISYEEVLEMPAGTIHWQTKLSPVIRDKEVVQIVGIARDITEQKAREEALRRARKRLDLALEATETGVWEWNMETDEVVWNDALERLVGIEPRTFEGTYEAHAEYLHPNAVSRAERALADALEADETFEAEFRMIRDDGDTIWVLSGSVQIRIEG, encoded by the coding sequence ATGCCGCAGAGTCTCCCCGAATATGAAACGATTTTCAACGCCGCAGAGGATGCAATCTTCCTGTGTGATGTTACCGAAACTAGTTCGGGATACGAGTTCGAATTCCGTCGGGTAAACCCCTCACTCGAAGCTATCAGTGGGCTTTCGTTCGAGGACTGCCGCGGCGCATCTCCTCGTGAAGTTCTAGGCGACGAACAGGGTGCCGAGGTGACAGCAAACCTGCGCAAGTGTGTCGACCTGCGAGAGATGATCTCCTACGAGGAGGTGCTAGAAATGCCTGCGGGGACGATCCATTGGCAAACGAAGCTCTCCCCCGTGATCAGAGACAAAGAAGTCGTTCAGATTGTTGGTATCGCACGCGACATCACGGAGCAGAAGGCACGAGAAGAGGCGCTCCGCAGGGCGAGAAAACGACTCGATTTGGCTCTTGAAGCGACCGAGACGGGCGTCTGGGAATGGAACATGGAGACTGACGAGGTGGTGTGGAACGACGCCCTAGAGCGGCTGGTCGGTATCGAGCCGCGGACCTTCGAGGGAACCTACGAGGCGCACGCCGAGTATCTTCATCCGAACGCGGTTTCCAGGGCCGAACGCGCGTTAGCAGACGCTCTGGAAGCGGACGAGACCTTCGAAGCCGAGTTCCGAATGATCCGGGACGACGGCGACACGATATGGGTGCTCAGCGGTAGTGTTCAGATAAGGATTGAAGGATGA
- the rdfA gene encoding rod-determining factor RdfA translates to MKSEEAQPCCKIARVADDYNISEIDAKLIKRREQGDSLRDLATYLNKQILSESLNTGTREVVGDADSIYKVLRGNDVSRSRQVELRSKLDRNGIDIEAVERDFVSHQTVRNHLHDCKAIDTGRKSTVDVDDAQKTIEWAQARSEGVIEQTLKRLRNAGNVADTPTEVTLSVRVGCSACGRTHRIEDYLEQGGCNCQTDPK, encoded by the coding sequence ATGAAGTCTGAAGAGGCCCAACCTTGTTGTAAAATCGCCCGCGTTGCTGACGATTACAACATTTCAGAGATAGACGCGAAGCTGATTAAGCGACGGGAGCAGGGCGATAGCCTTCGAGACCTGGCCACATATTTGAACAAACAGATTCTCTCGGAATCTCTCAATACCGGGACGCGAGAAGTGGTCGGTGATGCAGATAGTATCTATAAGGTCCTGAGGGGGAATGATGTTAGTCGAAGTCGTCAGGTGGAACTGCGATCGAAACTCGACAGAAACGGAATCGATATCGAGGCAGTTGAGCGCGACTTCGTCTCTCATCAGACGGTTCGGAACCATCTCCACGACTGCAAAGCAATCGATACCGGGCGAAAATCAACGGTCGATGTTGATGATGCTCAAAAAACCATTGAATGGGCTCAAGCGCGGTCAGAAGGGGTGATCGAGCAGACCCTCAAACGTCTTCGAAACGCAGGGAACGTGGCGGATACCCCGACCGAGGTCACCCTGTCAGTTCGGGTAGGGTGTTCCGCTTGCGGACGAACACATCGGATCGAAGATTACCTCGAACAGGGGGGATGCAACTGTCAGACCGATCCAAAATGA
- a CDS encoding potassium channel family protein codes for MTTVIVGAGRIGSSVIELATDADISVTVIEREHKRTHDIETDANCRVIHDDATKRETLHEAEVGNADAIIATTEQDTTNLMVLMLARELGCETLVSVVHDEENIPLFRRLGATIIENPQRLIAEYLFRGTHDPGIQGFMHVGDREGGAEVFELSVADGAPIIEKTLEEADVAGFLPPSMVIVAVERDGEIIIPRGNTQIEEDDLVTVFSKEGITNEVIEPFKPEAERSPNTDAE; via the coding sequence ATGACGACGGTAATCGTTGGTGCCGGCAGGATAGGTTCAAGTGTAATCGAACTAGCGACTGATGCTGACATCAGCGTCACTGTAATCGAACGGGAGCACAAGCGAACTCACGACATCGAAACGGACGCGAATTGTCGCGTCATTCATGACGACGCCACCAAACGCGAAACGCTCCACGAAGCTGAGGTGGGCAACGCTGATGCAATCATCGCAACCACCGAGCAGGACACCACGAACCTGATGGTGCTGATGTTGGCCCGTGAGTTGGGTTGTGAAACACTTGTCAGTGTCGTCCACGACGAGGAAAATATTCCACTGTTTCGACGGCTGGGGGCCACTATCATCGAAAACCCGCAGCGATTGATCGCAGAATATCTATTTCGGGGTACCCATGATCCGGGCATTCAAGGCTTCATGCACGTTGGCGATAGAGAAGGTGGGGCGGAAGTGTTTGAGCTTTCGGTTGCAGATGGAGCTCCAATCATCGAGAAGACGCTTGAAGAGGCAGACGTGGCAGGGTTTCTTCCTCCGAGTATGGTTATCGTCGCGGTCGAACGCGACGGGGAAATAATCATTCCACGGGGCAACACACAAATAGAGGAAGACGACCTCGTCACCGTGTTTTCCAAGGAGGGGATCACTAACGAGGTGATTGAGCCGTTCAAACCTGAAGCGGAACGGTCCCCTAATACCGATGCAGAGTAA
- a CDS encoding DUF6498-containing protein: protein MHSSSITFDSLPTPAWLRDLPVLVGNLVPITGILFFGWSPAALLLIYQAELAAICVWTVVKIPFAHKRPNNAIDNHFKLLGPLQQKRGSIGLPGPLLSVYPRNVPTLVFAVVLTPMVVGLAFVPFALTRPTVTEADAAAFLLGGAAVFLTREIETYREYFRGGGYREHSPRSLLLVPFKYLCIVGLLFMAFLGLESTVGTTAFLDPERSVLGLAIGKLAYDVRASRLARDDDRRSIFSLLYGSKRTEIEPEPVETPDGEPKLRTSMGQTATIGDALLHGLAYLAGAIGFVTVLIVGFGVLASSLGIVFFGLGLGGFFVALRAITRYVRYGTLEYQCYGDVLVAYDRLLDEPQAKVENYAVTEIALSEGLLDRLLGTETIEFDVYSDADTTVELFVPVPDSVDTDDTANESVAMTVPHLDAPRSITEALGLSWHLDDSARD, encoded by the coding sequence GTGCATTCCTCGTCCATCACCTTCGATTCATTACCTACTCCCGCATGGCTCCGTGATCTTCCCGTCCTCGTGGGCAACCTCGTCCCGATCACGGGCATCCTCTTCTTCGGGTGGTCGCCGGCGGCTCTGTTGTTGATCTACCAGGCCGAACTGGCTGCCATCTGCGTCTGGACCGTGGTCAAGATCCCCTTCGCCCACAAGCGACCCAACAACGCCATCGACAACCACTTCAAACTGTTGGGCCCACTCCAGCAGAAACGTGGGTCTATCGGGTTGCCAGGGCCGCTCCTGTCAGTGTACCCGCGAAACGTCCCGACGCTTGTCTTCGCAGTCGTCCTCACGCCCATGGTCGTGGGGCTGGCGTTTGTCCCGTTTGCCCTGACGCGACCGACAGTCACCGAGGCTGATGCAGCTGCGTTCCTCCTCGGCGGGGCTGCGGTCTTTCTCACCCGCGAGATTGAGACCTATCGCGAGTACTTCCGTGGGGGTGGGTATCGCGAGCACTCTCCACGTTCTTTGCTTCTCGTTCCCTTCAAGTATCTCTGTATCGTCGGCCTTCTGTTCATGGCCTTTCTCGGCCTCGAATCGACCGTCGGGACGACGGCGTTCCTCGATCCCGAGCGATCGGTGCTCGGTCTCGCGATCGGGAAACTCGCCTACGACGTCCGGGCCAGCCGATTAGCGCGCGACGACGACCGCCGGAGCATATTCTCACTACTCTACGGGAGCAAACGGACCGAGATCGAACCCGAACCCGTCGAGACGCCGGACGGGGAGCCGAAGCTCCGAACGTCGATGGGTCAGACAGCGACGATCGGTGACGCCCTGCTTCACGGACTCGCCTATCTGGCGGGCGCGATCGGTTTCGTCACTGTTCTGATCGTCGGTTTTGGTGTACTCGCGTCCAGTCTCGGGATCGTCTTTTTCGGCCTCGGCCTGGGTGGATTCTTCGTTGCACTGCGAGCGATCACGCGCTACGTCCGGTACGGCACGCTCGAATACCAGTGCTACGGCGACGTTCTGGTGGCATACGACCGGCTTCTCGACGAACCACAGGCAAAAGTAGAGAATTACGCCGTCACCGAGATTGCTCTCTCGGAGGGACTGCTCGATCGCCTGCTCGGCACCGAAACGATCGAATTCGACGTCTATTCGGACGCGGATACGACGGTGGAGCTGTTCGTCCCGGTCCCCGACAGCGTCGATACCGACGATACTGCCAACGAGAGTGTTGCGATGACTGTTCCCCACCTCGATGCTCCGCGGTCGATCACAGAGGCGCTTGGACTCTCGTGGCATCTCGACGACAGCGCGCGTGATTGA
- a CDS encoding IS6 family transposase — MARITRLSGSIDQIDVDFVEREATSRLLMKLSIHLHLAGLSLSNTVPELEKSGVQRSRKAIHDWVQKADLQPVGGKAPNQIALDETVIRINDQQYWLYAAANPETNELLHIRLYSTTTTALTQLFLQELREKHDVENAVFLVDGARHLQTALQRAGLRFQVERSGNRNSIERVFREVKRRTSSFSNCFSHAELEIAEKWLQSFATWWNSLN, encoded by the coding sequence ATGGCCAGAATCACCCGCCTCAGCGGTAGTATCGACCAGATCGACGTAGACTTTGTGGAGCGCGAAGCGACATCGCGATTGCTGATGAAACTCAGTATTCACCTGCATCTTGCTGGACTATCGCTTTCGAATACTGTTCCGGAACTTGAGAAGTCTGGTGTCCAACGCTCGCGGAAAGCAATCCACGATTGGGTACAAAAAGCCGATCTACAGCCAGTCGGCGGCAAAGCCCCGAATCAGATCGCACTCGACGAAACAGTGATTCGAATCAACGATCAGCAGTATTGGCTGTACGCCGCAGCAAATCCAGAAACGAACGAATTACTGCATATTCGGCTGTATTCGACGACTACGACTGCGTTAACTCAACTGTTCCTGCAGGAACTCCGCGAGAAACACGATGTCGAAAACGCTGTGTTTCTCGTCGATGGGGCTCGACATCTCCAAACTGCGCTGCAACGAGCAGGGCTCCGATTTCAGGTTGAACGCAGCGGAAATCGGAACAGCATCGAACGTGTCTTTCGTGAGGTAAAACGCCGCACCTCTTCGTTTTCAAACTGTTTCAGTCACGCTGAACTGGAAATAGCCGAAAAGTGGCTCCAGAGTTTCGCAACATGGTGGAACTCGCTAAACTAA
- a CDS encoding APC family permease: MTATTRDDSPPRTVGLRDLLLLSVGGMMGSSIFFFPAFTGQWIGPAAIFAWLFAGLGMISIALCYTELATVFPESGGPAVFPAKTLGANPSVRRFASYMEGTSYALGWAFGVAVSAWYVANYLGAIPELAGVRSHTVAFGLFAILVSLAITLAGIDVTKRTNLILTAFILAVLTVVAGLGLANGDPSNATPFVTGRATQFFAAVGVAITGYGAWTVVPAAAGEVKNPHWTIPRAIVGSLLLTTAFYTVIVLALHLTVDSSTFQRDNLVMVAPLSAVVVDAGLPLFANYLLPVAALVAIFTTMLVGMTSASRVLAALAERNLFPSAFAATSDQTNAPYVALCSVAVAAAAVVVGKQVIGGIVLAALVGTVLPYAINIASFVGLRVYRDDLSAPFRAPGGLVTAAVAFGFLALLAVGLSVDYPGATLLAVVALLAGYALQYTLGDEPTVDHTT; the protein is encoded by the coding sequence GTGACCGCTACTACTAGAGACGACAGTCCCCCTCGGACGGTCGGGTTGCGCGATCTCCTCTTGTTGAGTGTCGGCGGCATGATGGGCTCGTCGATATTCTTCTTTCCTGCGTTCACTGGCCAATGGATCGGTCCTGCAGCGATTTTTGCGTGGTTGTTCGCAGGGCTCGGGATGATTAGTATCGCGCTTTGCTACACCGAACTCGCGACGGTCTTTCCCGAGTCAGGCGGGCCGGCCGTATTTCCTGCTAAGACACTCGGTGCAAACCCATCAGTCCGTAGATTCGCCTCGTACATGGAGGGGACGTCCTACGCGCTAGGTTGGGCGTTCGGCGTCGCCGTCTCGGCGTGGTACGTCGCGAACTATCTCGGCGCGATTCCCGAACTTGCGGGGGTCCGGAGCCACACGGTCGCATTCGGACTGTTCGCAATTCTTGTGAGCCTCGCCATCACGCTCGCCGGCATCGATGTCACCAAACGCACGAACCTCATCCTCACGGCGTTCATCCTCGCCGTTCTCACCGTCGTCGCCGGTCTCGGCCTCGCGAACGGCGATCCGTCAAACGCTACCCCATTCGTTACGGGACGCGCGACACAGTTTTTCGCCGCCGTCGGCGTCGCCATCACTGGCTACGGCGCGTGGACGGTCGTCCCGGCTGCCGCCGGGGAAGTGAAGAACCCGCACTGGACGATTCCGCGCGCCATCGTCGGCAGCCTCTTACTGACGACGGCCTTCTACACCGTCATCGTCCTCGCGCTCCATCTCACGGTCGATTCGAGCACGTTCCAGCGCGACAACCTCGTGATGGTCGCGCCTCTCTCAGCCGTCGTCGTCGACGCTGGCCTTCCGTTGTTCGCGAACTACTTGCTCCCCGTCGCCGCACTCGTCGCTATCTTTACCACGATGCTTGTCGGAATGACCAGTGCCTCCCGCGTCCTCGCAGCCCTCGCCGAACGCAACCTCTTCCCGAGTGCGTTTGCCGCCACTAGCGACCAGACGAACGCTCCGTACGTCGCACTCTGTAGCGTTGCCGTCGCTGCCGCCGCCGTCGTCGTCGGCAAACAGGTCATCGGGGGGATCGTCCTTGCAGCGCTCGTTGGGACAGTTCTCCCTTACGCCATCAACATCGCGTCCTTCGTGGGCCTACGCGTGTACCGCGATGACCTCTCGGCGCCATTTCGTGCGCCCGGTGGCCTCGTGACTGCCGCTGTCGCGTTCGGATTTCTCGCGCTTCTCGCCGTTGGGCTATCGGTCGATTATCCAGGCGCGACGCTCCTCGCTGTCGTCGCGTTGCTCGCGGGCTATGCACTCCAGTACACGCTCGGTGACGAGCCGACTGTCGACCACACAACGTGA
- a CDS encoding archaea-specific SMC-related protein, translating to MSQHNTEGRISVYAENIGGISQCDVTFESGVTVLRGRNATGRTSLLNGLAGVLGGTAPTLKGDEQEGEVRLEFNGTTYNQQYTRKDGTVQTAGQPVTERSDLVDLFVCLTAENPARRAIVQDGNLRDVIMRSVDTDSIQRRIEELQSERNRIGQRIRAIESDLEQRTTVTSRKTTLEGELEECDQEIDELRNQLEQFDADPEEAEKVEEALTSLEERKQELESITNRIRTQEDTREALRDEQSELQTERESIETSEEELKRIETRLSELTSRERSLATTINDLSAIVDFNEDLVSNADSDLLRSGEAAESPVSKLNPMSETVECWTCGTQVERNQIAGRLDELRDLVDEKRTERTEVQTEIEKLRESQQELQEVIDRRDEIEQRLDEISSEIAQRDQALDSLREEREDVHQRLSELEEFVSEREALQESELTEQYQQLSELEYRRGQLEEELSSVREELAELDRLENERDQLQAQQDEVQEELASQRTQIRDLEESAITAFNDHMEEILDVLRYKNIARVWIERKEGAEFNSSHGGYRGGSATKFELHVVRETDEGHGYEDTVQSLSESEREVVGLVVALAGYLVHDVHEIVPMMLLDSLEAIDAERIAALVDYFADYATYLVVALLPEDADALGDDQAAVVSANFASEE from the coding sequence ATGAGCCAACATAACACGGAAGGGCGTATTTCTGTATACGCCGAGAATATCGGCGGTATCTCGCAGTGTGACGTGACGTTTGAATCTGGAGTAACCGTCTTACGAGGGCGGAACGCCACAGGTAGAACGTCACTCCTCAACGGCCTCGCTGGTGTGCTTGGAGGCACTGCTCCCACACTCAAGGGGGACGAACAAGAGGGGGAGGTCCGACTCGAGTTCAATGGGACCACGTACAACCAGCAGTATACACGCAAGGATGGGACAGTACAAACTGCTGGCCAGCCCGTCACAGAGCGAAGTGATTTGGTCGATCTGTTCGTTTGTTTGACTGCGGAGAACCCTGCCCGCCGGGCAATCGTTCAGGACGGAAACTTACGAGACGTGATTATGCGGTCTGTCGACACTGATTCAATCCAGCGCCGCATCGAGGAGCTCCAGAGTGAGCGGAACCGAATCGGACAGCGGATCAGAGCGATTGAAAGCGACCTCGAACAACGCACGACGGTCACAAGCCGAAAAACCACGTTGGAGGGTGAGCTAGAAGAGTGTGACCAAGAGATCGATGAGTTACGCAACCAACTCGAACAGTTTGACGCCGACCCGGAAGAAGCAGAGAAAGTCGAAGAGGCACTGACGTCATTGGAAGAACGAAAGCAGGAGCTCGAATCGATCACAAATCGAATTCGAACCCAGGAAGACACACGCGAGGCCCTGCGAGACGAGCAAAGTGAGCTCCAAACAGAACGAGAGTCCATTGAAACCTCAGAGGAAGAACTGAAGCGGATCGAAACGAGGCTGTCTGAACTCACCTCTCGTGAGCGTTCGCTTGCAACGACAATTAATGACCTCTCTGCCATTGTCGATTTCAACGAAGATCTGGTTTCGAACGCTGATTCAGACCTTCTTCGTTCTGGAGAAGCAGCAGAGTCACCGGTCTCGAAACTCAACCCAATGTCGGAGACCGTCGAATGTTGGACATGCGGGACGCAAGTCGAACGAAATCAGATTGCTGGTCGATTGGACGAACTCCGCGATCTAGTTGATGAGAAACGGACAGAACGGACCGAGGTGCAAACAGAGATCGAGAAACTGCGTGAATCACAGCAAGAGTTACAGGAGGTGATCGACCGACGGGATGAAATCGAGCAGCGTCTTGACGAGATTTCATCGGAAATTGCACAGCGAGATCAGGCCCTCGACTCACTGAGAGAAGAACGCGAAGACGTCCACCAACGACTCTCTGAACTCGAAGAATTCGTCTCGGAACGAGAAGCTCTCCAAGAGAGCGAACTCACCGAGCAGTACCAGCAGCTTAGTGAACTCGAATACCGGCGGGGACAACTCGAGGAGGAGTTATCTTCTGTTCGAGAAGAGCTTGCGGAGTTGGACCGACTTGAAAACGAACGTGACCAACTACAGGCACAGCAGGATGAGGTTCAAGAGGAATTAGCGAGTCAACGAACCCAAATTCGGGATCTCGAGGAGAGCGCAATCACCGCATTCAATGACCACATGGAAGAGATCCTGGATGTACTTCGCTACAAGAACATTGCCCGTGTCTGGATAGAACGGAAAGAGGGAGCAGAATTCAATTCGAGCCACGGGGGATATCGAGGGGGATCTGCGACCAAGTTTGAGTTACATGTTGTGCGAGAAACTGATGAAGGACACGGATACGAAGATACTGTCCAGAGCCTCAGTGAGAGTGAACGGGAAGTAGTGGGACTGGTAGTCGCGTTAGCTGGCTATCTCGTGCATGATGTCCACGAGATCGTTCCGATGATGTTGTTGGATTCATTGGAGGCAATCGACGCCGAGCGGATTGCTGCGCTGGTTGATTACTTCGCAGATTATGCGACCTATTTGGTTGTAGCTCTCCTTCCCGAGGACGCAGACGCCCTCGGTGACGACCAGGCCGCTGTTGTCTCCGCGAATTTCGCCTCGGAGGAGTGA
- a CDS encoding DoxX family protein gives MALETAAGGLAFLVGRVVFGVLLGFMGLSHFTGLDGMSGYAEAKGVPAPQFAVILSGFMLIAGGLAIALGVYPLVGAAVIALFFLGVTPVMHDFWTVEDPEQRQAEMTDFLKNATFFSAALVFIAISGTAWPYALNIGI, from the coding sequence ATGGCACTGGAGACTGCAGCTGGTGGGCTCGCCTTTCTGGTGGGTCGCGTCGTCTTCGGCGTCCTACTCGGGTTCATGGGCCTGAGTCATTTCACGGGACTCGACGGAATGAGCGGCTACGCCGAAGCCAAGGGCGTTCCCGCCCCGCAGTTCGCCGTCATCTTGTCCGGCTTCATGCTCATCGCGGGCGGACTTGCTATCGCGCTTGGGGTCTATCCACTGGTCGGAGCAGCGGTTATCGCGCTGTTCTTTCTTGGAGTGACGCCGGTCATGCACGACTTCTGGACGGTCGAGGACCCCGAACAGCGACAGGCCGAAATGACCGACTTCCTGAAAAACGCCACGTTCTTTAGCGCTGCGCTCGTCTTCATCGCGATTAGTGGCACCGCCTGGCCGTACGCGCTCAACATCGGGATCTGA
- a CDS encoding dicarboxylate/amino acid:cation symporter — protein MAAITSRLWRQYRSISLIWRIFVAFLLGSAAGIAFGDQMAVVQPVGDLFLRLLNMLVIPIIVFTLLTGIRQLSPAKLGRIGGATVGLYAVTTTFAGIIGLLVANVLQPGKGVEFVSGEPQSQAPPSLMDVILGIVPNNPVAALAEGNLLATVFFVIVFGIALTYVRSQQEQYADAVDSVFEAFEVGAEAMFVIVRGVLEFGVLGIFALMASGIGTEGIGVFTSLGELVLAIAIAIVVHIVFTYLIVLMGLVVDVSPIAFLSGAKDAMVTAFATRSSTGTLPVTMRNAEEDLRIAERIYSFTLPVGATANMDGAAIRQAITVMFAANVVGQPLALTEQVFVLLVAVLISIGTAGVPGAGIVMLTVILTQVGLPLEVVGFVAGVDPILGRIATMNNVTGDLAVSTVIGKWNDGLDLDDGVWSKDLGGVANVVPGDD, from the coding sequence ATGGCAGCAATCACGAGTCGCTTGTGGCGTCAGTATCGATCGATTTCACTCATCTGGCGGATCTTCGTCGCCTTCTTGCTGGGGTCTGCCGCTGGCATCGCATTCGGTGATCAGATGGCTGTTGTACAGCCGGTGGGTGATCTATTTCTTCGGCTGCTCAATATGTTGGTCATCCCGATCATCGTCTTTACGCTTCTCACCGGGATACGACAGCTTTCGCCAGCGAAGCTTGGACGAATCGGTGGTGCAACGGTTGGCCTCTACGCCGTGACGACGACATTTGCAGGGATTATCGGTCTTCTCGTTGCGAACGTTCTGCAACCCGGCAAAGGAGTTGAGTTCGTCAGTGGCGAGCCCCAATCGCAGGCACCACCGTCGTTGATGGATGTCATTCTCGGAATCGTCCCGAATAATCCCGTCGCAGCGCTTGCAGAAGGGAACTTGCTCGCGACAGTCTTCTTCGTCATCGTCTTCGGTATCGCACTGACCTACGTCCGCTCACAGCAAGAGCAGTACGCGGATGCGGTTGATTCGGTGTTCGAAGCGTTCGAGGTCGGGGCTGAGGCGATGTTCGTGATCGTTCGCGGTGTCCTTGAATTCGGTGTGCTCGGTATCTTTGCGTTGATGGCGTCTGGAATCGGAACTGAGGGCATCGGCGTGTTTACCTCGCTGGGTGAACTCGTGCTGGCAATCGCTATCGCAATCGTCGTTCACATCGTGTTCACCTACCTCATCGTCCTCATGGGCTTGGTCGTCGACGTGTCCCCGATTGCGTTTCTCAGCGGGGCCAAAGATGCGATGGTGACGGCGTTCGCGACGCGGTCTTCGACCGGCACGCTGCCTGTCACGATGCGCAACGCGGAAGAAGATCTCCGAATTGCCGAGCGAATCTATTCGTTCACGCTCCCAGTCGGTGCGACGGCGAACATGGACGGCGCTGCGATCCGGCAAGCGATTACCGTCATGTTCGCCGCGAACGTCGTCGGACAGCCACTCGCACTGACGGAACAAGTCTTCGTCTTGCTCGTCGCTGTCCTCATTAGTATCGGGACCGCGGGCGTTCCAGGCGCTGGAATCGTCATGCTTACCGTAATCCTCACACAGGTTGGACTCCCGCTGGAAGTCGTCGGATTCGTCGCCGGTGTCGATCCGATTCTCGGACGGATCGCGACGATGAACAACGTGACTGGTGACCTTGCCGTTTCGACGGTCATCGGAAAGTGGAACGACGGTCTTGATCTCGACGACGGGGTCTGGTCAAAGGACCTCGGCGGCGTCGCCAACGTCGTTCCAGGTGACGATTAG